One part of the Glycine max cultivar Williams 82 chromosome 14, Glycine_max_v4.0, whole genome shotgun sequence genome encodes these proteins:
- the LOC100812232 gene encoding exosome complex component RRP43 isoform X1, producing MGLSNASEDLSSEMEVDAFRRLFPLRYFERHLAESIRPDGRPLGKARETSIFLGAVASANGSALVKIGSTTMLTAIKMEVMTPSLESPDEGCLAIDFHMPPICSPIVRPGRPAEASPVVSKQLSDTISSSRMIDLKELSLVGGKAAWMAYLNAAFSIMQDIYCLDADGALFDAALISAVAALSHLQIPAVAMNDDGKIVLVSGEDGQKPVNKEKRKLTLRSIPFSLTCILHKNYILADPTAEEESIMETHVTIVLDTSGQLISLYKPGGPALAYTSAIQDCVGLTGQRVKELKSYLDKENSAMEVVV from the exons ATGGGATTGTCGAATGCTTCTGAGGATTTGTCATCAGAGATGGAGGTTGATGCCTTTAGACGCCTTTTTCCACTTCGATATTTTGAGCGTCATCTTGCTGAATCTATAAGGCCAGATGGTAGACCACTTGGAAAAGCTAGAGAAACAAGTATTTTTCTTG GTGCTGTTGCGTCTGCTAATGGGTCGGCTCTTGTGAAGATTGGATCAACT ACTATGTTGACTGCTATTAAAATGGAAGTCATGACTCCCTCCTTGGAGTCTCCAGATGAGGGCTGTCTAG CTATTGATTTCCACATGCCTCCAATTTGTTCTCCGATTGTTAGGCCTGGCAGGCCTGCTGAAGCATCACCGGTGGTATCAAAGCAGTTGTCTGACACCATTTCAAG TTCTAGAATGATTGATTTGAAAGAATTGTCCTTGGTTGGTGGAAAAGCTGCATGGATGGCTTACCTG AATGCTGCCTTCTCTATCATGCAGGATATCTATTGTTTGGATGCTGATGGTGCTCTTTTTGATGCTGCATTAATTTCTGCAGTTGCTGCCTTATCTCATT TGCAAATTCCTGCTGTTGCCATGAATGATGATGGCAAAATAGTACTCGTGTCTGGCGAAGATGGACAAAAGCCAGTCAATAAGGAGAAGAGGAAGCTTACATTAAGAAGCATTCCATTCTCATTAACATGCATACTTCACAAGAATTACATCTTGGCAGATCCTACTGCTGAAGAAGAATCTATTATGGAAACCCATGTGACAATAGTTTTGGATACATCCGGTCAACTAATATCTCTTTACAAGCCTGGTGGGCCAGCTCTTGCCTATACTTCTGCTATCCAG GATTGTGTCGGGCTAACGGGGCAAAGAGTAAAGGAACTAAAGAGCTACTTAGACAAAGAAAATTCTGCTATGGAGGTGGTGGTTTGA
- the LOC100812232 gene encoding exosome complex component RRP43 isoform X2, with the protein MGLSNASEDLSSEMEVDAFRRLFPLRYFERHLAESIRPDGRPLGKARETSIFLGAVASANGSALVKIGSTTMLTAIKMEVMTPSLESPDEGCLAIDFHMPPICSPIVRPGRPAEASPVVSKQLSDTISSSRMIDLKELSLVGGKAAWMAYLDIYCLDADGALFDAALISAVAALSHLQIPAVAMNDDGKIVLVSGEDGQKPVNKEKRKLTLRSIPFSLTCILHKNYILADPTAEEESIMETHVTIVLDTSGQLISLYKPGGPALAYTSAIQDCVGLTGQRVKELKSYLDKENSAMEVVV; encoded by the exons ATGGGATTGTCGAATGCTTCTGAGGATTTGTCATCAGAGATGGAGGTTGATGCCTTTAGACGCCTTTTTCCACTTCGATATTTTGAGCGTCATCTTGCTGAATCTATAAGGCCAGATGGTAGACCACTTGGAAAAGCTAGAGAAACAAGTATTTTTCTTG GTGCTGTTGCGTCTGCTAATGGGTCGGCTCTTGTGAAGATTGGATCAACT ACTATGTTGACTGCTATTAAAATGGAAGTCATGACTCCCTCCTTGGAGTCTCCAGATGAGGGCTGTCTAG CTATTGATTTCCACATGCCTCCAATTTGTTCTCCGATTGTTAGGCCTGGCAGGCCTGCTGAAGCATCACCGGTGGTATCAAAGCAGTTGTCTGACACCATTTCAAG TTCTAGAATGATTGATTTGAAAGAATTGTCCTTGGTTGGTGGAAAAGCTGCATGGATGGCTTACCTG GATATCTATTGTTTGGATGCTGATGGTGCTCTTTTTGATGCTGCATTAATTTCTGCAGTTGCTGCCTTATCTCATT TGCAAATTCCTGCTGTTGCCATGAATGATGATGGCAAAATAGTACTCGTGTCTGGCGAAGATGGACAAAAGCCAGTCAATAAGGAGAAGAGGAAGCTTACATTAAGAAGCATTCCATTCTCATTAACATGCATACTTCACAAGAATTACATCTTGGCAGATCCTACTGCTGAAGAAGAATCTATTATGGAAACCCATGTGACAATAGTTTTGGATACATCCGGTCAACTAATATCTCTTTACAAGCCTGGTGGGCCAGCTCTTGCCTATACTTCTGCTATCCAG GATTGTGTCGGGCTAACGGGGCAAAGAGTAAAGGAACTAAAGAGCTACTTAGACAAAGAAAATTCTGCTATGGAGGTGGTGGTTTGA